From a region of the Sinorhizobium sp. B11 genome:
- a CDS encoding alpha/beta hydrolase, which produces MIKTVYFATNRQPLLDPTDPQHQRIIGFGTELGPTSGIDVRYGSAKVDVNLSRKTNVMVPGSLAVASQQLLFAEGEAPTLGSDTIFDAIRASMKADNKPTIAFIHGFSNSFVDSIERAGWLSAFYGLDVNMFVFSWPSLASLLPIPTPFGDYAHDRKTAAASGIAIARTLRRLSDFVDKLSEEERCDQAIHLICHSMGNYVMRNALQALMKLPEPASPTLSAVNAMTSLDGAPSSPLRRYFDKVILAAADEDADAFDDPAKFKFLPRICRSITVYYSEKDWILSTLSSGTKFNGPRLGADGPDNMGTISDKVSAVDVSAILSASEPQNHQYYRVFPQMRDDIKAVLTGTAPEKIANRQAIGQGRWRLVKRAGKPS; this is translated from the coding sequence ATGATCAAGACGGTTTACTTCGCAACCAATCGCCAGCCGCTGCTCGATCCCACCGATCCGCAGCATCAGCGCATCATCGGTTTCGGCACGGAGCTCGGCCCGACCAGCGGCATCGATGTGCGCTATGGCAGCGCCAAGGTCGACGTCAATCTGTCGAGGAAGACGAATGTGATGGTGCCAGGCTCGCTTGCCGTGGCCAGCCAGCAGCTTCTCTTCGCCGAGGGCGAGGCGCCGACGCTTGGCAGCGACACGATCTTCGATGCCATCCGCGCCTCGATGAAGGCCGACAACAAGCCGACGATCGCCTTCATCCATGGTTTCAGCAACAGTTTCGTCGATTCCATCGAGCGCGCCGGGTGGCTCAGCGCCTTCTACGGGCTCGACGTCAACATGTTCGTCTTCTCCTGGCCGTCGCTCGCCTCGCTCCTGCCCATTCCTACGCCATTCGGCGATTATGCCCATGACCGCAAGACGGCGGCGGCATCCGGCATCGCGATCGCCAGAACCCTGCGCCGCCTCAGCGATTTCGTCGACAAGCTCAGCGAGGAGGAGCGCTGCGACCAGGCCATCCACCTGATCTGCCACAGCATGGGCAATTATGTGATGCGCAACGCGCTGCAGGCGCTGATGAAACTGCCCGAACCCGCCTCCCCGACGCTTTCGGCCGTCAACGCCATGACCTCGCTCGACGGCGCACCGTCATCGCCGCTCCGCCGCTATTTCGACAAGGTGATCCTCGCCGCCGCCGACGAGGATGCCGACGCCTTCGACGATCCCGCGAAGTTCAAGTTCCTGCCCCGGATCTGCCGGTCGATCACCGTCTACTATTCCGAGAAGGACTGGATCCTGAGCACGCTCAGCAGCGGCACGAAATTCAACGGCCCGCGCCTCGGCGCCGACGGCCCCGACAATATGGGCACCATCAGCGACAAGGTATCGGCCGTCGACGTCAGCGCCATCCTTTCTGCATCGGAGCCGCAAAACCATCAATATTACCGGGTCTTCCCGCAGATGCGCGACGACATAAAAGCCGTGCTGACCGGCACTGCGCCCGAAAAGATCGCCAATCGCC